TATTTCAGGATGAGACAAAGACAAAGCAGCAACTTGCGCCACATCATCTACATCTACCCAACTCAATCTAGCCCCTTCAACATAGGCATGAATTATACCATTTTCAATTGTTCTTTTACCTCCATAACTCAATACATTTTGCATAAAAGTTTCCGGACGTAAATGCGTGTAAGAAAATCCGGACCACTCGATATATCTTTCTATCAACTGATGCCACGCCCAGTGTGCAACAGTAGTATCATCACGACCACAGGCCCCCAGATGCACTACATGCTGCACCCCTGCCTTTTTAGCATTATCTAATAAAACCTTGCTTTGACGTAACATATCAACGGTATAACCAGTAACTATCAAAACACGGTCAATATCTTTAAGTGCAGTCAAATGAGTACTTTCGTCATCAAAATCAAGGATAACTGTAGCAATTCCTTTAGCCGTAAACGGGGCTGCTTTCTCTGGAGAACGTACTGCGGCCACCAGCTCTACTTCTTTATTTGATAAAAGAAAATCGATTGTTTTACTACCTACCTGCCCGGTTGCTCCGGTGATTAATATTTTTGGGATTGTTGTATTCAGCATGAGAAATTTTATAAGGTTAAACTACCTGCATACAAAGGTAGCCTGCTCCCATACTATAAACAGTTGATCTAAAACAAGAAATTAACTTGATCTATATCAATCCTGGTTATTTACACAGCATAATTTTCTTCTTAATCCGGCTTAGGGTTTCCGGAGTGATGCCCAGGTAAGAGGCAATC
The sequence above is drawn from the Pedobacter cryoconitis genome and encodes:
- a CDS encoding SDR family oxidoreductase produces the protein MLNTTIPKILITGATGQVGSKTIDFLLSNKEVELVAAVRSPEKAAPFTAKGIATVILDFDDESTHLTALKDIDRVLIVTGYTVDMLRQSKVLLDNAKKAGVQHVVHLGACGRDDTTVAHWAWHQLIERYIEWSGFSYTHLRPETFMQNVLSYGGKRTIENGIIHAYVEGARLSWVDVDDVAQVAALSLSHPEIHGKQTYRLGYDAITFDEMAELMTFVVGKPFHYEPLSPEVFLQQMRDSGAEMAYMNCVYNHWKRYAAGTIPGADDTFDNFFGITGKQPVKWIDFIKKHKAEFDY